One window from the genome of Myripristis murdjan chromosome 6, fMyrMur1.1, whole genome shotgun sequence encodes:
- the aplnr2 gene encoding apelin receptor 2: protein MDFLTSPSPPPHFHCDYSDWSPSFSIIPSVYLLAFLVGCLGNSLVLWAYLDRADGRRTRTGDGIGTRVTARLRMFCCSKIFRASRENVDASRVLHGTLFEKNKARCPSATRQSYRPSSQSSHSSSSPSSIPRSSRSLTDSLIASLALADLCFLVTLPLWAVYTAMGYHWPFGQPLCQISSFLTALNMYASVFSLSMLSVERYWVLIGRRHSGHHAQHGCRSRAVWIVGGVWALAGVLALPGLLLRSVREVELDLGPEDDWQRETTQTPDSRAVLLSCQMDYSILIEPELDEERRERAELWWTAALSLKSTLIGFLFPLIILLVCYCSLAHLLSRHFGRGPRPDRRRQRRLLRVIVTLVMAFFLCWLPLHVNKTLSMLLELGLLPYSCSFDQVLLAAHPYVTCLAYLNSCLNPLLYAACDSSFRKRCRGALLVLCKRTRRGAEGAEGEKEGGEEEKEERSSAFPTKTQEETADRTEEGEEEKMEEVNSRMA from the coding sequence ATGGACTTCCTCACGTCCCCTTCTCCCCCTCCCCACTTCCACTGTGACTACAGCGACTGGTCTCCCTCCTTCTCTATCATCCCGTCCGTCTACTTGCTGGCCTTCCTGGTTGGTTGCCTGGGCAACAGTCTGGTGCTCTGGGCCTACCTGGACCGAGCTGATGGGAGGAGAACCAGGACTGGAGACGGAATTGGAACAAGAGTGACAGCGAGACTGAGAATGTTCTGCTGCAGTAAAATTTTCCGAGCCAGTCGGGAGAACGTTGACGCTAGCAGAGTTCTCCATGGGACGCTCTTTGAAAAGAACAAGGCCAGATGCCCGAGTGCCACCAGGCAAAGCTACAGACCCTCCTCTCAgtcctcccactcctcctcctctccttcttccatCCCTCGCTCCTCTCGCTCACTCACGGACTCGCTCATTGCTAGCTTAGCATTAGCCGACCTGTGCTTCCTGGTGACCCTCCCTCTGTGGGCCGTCTACACGGCAATGGGCTACCACTGGCCATTTGGACAGCCGCTCTGTCAAATCAGCAGCTTCCTCACCGCACTCAACATGTACGCCAGCGTCTTCAGCCTGAGCATGCTCAGTGTGGAGCGATACTGGGTTCTAATTGGACGGCGGCACTCAGGCCACCACGCCCAACATGGCTGCCGCAGCAGGGCAGTGTGGATAGTGGGCGGAGTGTGGGCACTGGCGGGTGTTCTGGCACTTCCTGGTTTGCTCCTGCGCTCCGTCAGGGAGGTCGAGCTGGATTTAGGCCCTGAGGACgactggcagagagagacgaCACAGACGCCCGATTCCAGagctgtcctcctctcctgccagaTGGATTACTCCATTCTGATTGAACCAGAACTGGACGAGGAACGGCGAGAACGGGCAGAGCTTTGGTGGACAGCGGCCTTGAGCCTGAAGTCAACACTGATTggcttcctgtttcctctcatCATTCTGTTGGTGTGCTACTGCTCGCTGGCTCACCTCCTCAGCAGACATTTTGGACGCGGGCCCCGTCCTGACCGCAGACGCCAGCGCAGGCTTCTCAGGGTCATAGTTACTTTAGTGATGGCGTTCTTCCTGTGTTGGCTGCCTTTGCATGTTAATAAAACTTTGTCCATGTTGCTGGAGCTCGGTCTGCTTCCATATTCCTGTTCCTTTGATCAGGTCTTACTTGCTGCTCACCCATATGTCACCTGTTTAGCTTACCTCAACTCCTGCCTCAACCCGCTTCTATATGCTGCCTGTGACTCCTCCTTCAGGAAGAGATGCAGAGGAGCGCTGCTTGTGTTGTGCAAGAGGActaggagaggagcagagggggcagagggagagaaggagggaggagaagaggagaaggaggagaggagctcagCTTTTCCgacaaaaacacaggaggaaacagcagataggacagaggagggagaggaggagaaaatggaggaggTGAACAGCAGGATGGCCTAG
- the LOC115360490 gene encoding endonuclease domain-containing 1 protein-like, with translation MVSNRTDRVFICLLVMLMARAEVQVNFSPECKEFLYMGTPPQGLQDKLFKKICQSYNGKPRFVTLYDTVDRIPVYSAYTFKRSDGSKKVDVPWMFEPQLSIVSGSRDMQHFPQEDLHQSFADAQAILDDYSETISFERGQLNPDEHQAHPDDKAATYTLTNVVPQAREFNIGAWKRHEHTIRRRLNNYCRGIAYVVTGVTTSGHMIRRHNMNRVGIPTYLWSAYCCIDFDHNAPYDVRSKFPAYASHGLNDKENDQVQEMSVQHLEDFLKRETYVGKSFQLFYDNCVPPQDPLRFP, from the exons ATGGTTTCCAATAGAACAGATCGGGTGTTCATCTGTCTACTGGTCATGCTGATGGCAAGGGCAGAGGTGCAGGTGAACTTCTCACCTGAGTGTAAAGAATTCCTATACATGGGCACACCGCCTCAGGGGCTTCAGGACAAGTTGttcaaaaaaatctgccagtccTACAATGGAAAGCCACGCTTTGTCACTCTGTATGACACTGTCGACCGCATCCCTGTTTATTCTGCGTACACCTTCAAGCGCTCGGATGGGTCCAAAAAGGTTGATGTGCCTTGGATGTTCGAACCACAG CTGTCCATAGTGTCTGGCTCAAGGGACATGCAGCACTTTCCTCAGGAGGATCTTCATCAGAGTTTTGCAGATGCTCAGGCCATTCTAGACGACTACTCGGAGACTATCAGCTTCGAACGTGGCCAACTGAATCCAGACGAGCACCAGGCCCACCCTGACGACAAGGCGGCCACCTATACCCTGACTAACGTGGTCCCTCAGGCCCGGGAATTCAACATCGGTGCCTGGAAAAGACACGAGCACACCATCCGCAGGCGCCTCAACAACTACTGCCGTGGCATCGCTTATGTGGTCACCGGGGTCACAACCTCAGGGCACATGATCCGCCGCCACAACATGAACCGCGTGGGTATCCCCACCTACCTGTGGTCGGCCTACTGTTGCATTGACTTTGACCACAATGCACCGTATGATGTGCGCTCCAAGTTCCCTGCATATGCATCTCACGGGCTCAACGACAAGGAGAACGACCAGGTTCAGGAGATGTCTGTGCAGCACCTGGAGGACTTCCTGAAGAGGGAAACTTACGTTGGCAAGTCCTTCCAGCTCTTCTATGATAACTGTGTGCCCCCTCAAGATCCCTTGCGCTTCCCttga
- the parvb gene encoding beta-parvin isoform X1 yields the protein MSGTSTRSATTQSAKMKKDESFLGKLGGTLVRKKKSKEVSDLHEEGKKAINAPMLPSGTDIHPEDTLLEENAERIMLDPTSRENAKFKDLLKVLIDWINSELEEERIIVKDLEEDCYDGQVLQKLFEKLSGRKLNVAEVTQSEIGQKQKLQTVLEAVNELLRPHGWSIEWTVDSIHSKNLVAIVHLLVALAMHYQAPIRLPEHVSVQVVVVKKREGILQTSLVTKELTSTTEMMLGRFERDAFDTLLDHAPDKLNVVKTSLITFVNKHLNKLNLEVTELESQFADGVYLVLLMGLLEDYFVPLYNFFLTPESFEQKVHNVAFAFELMQDGGLKKPKARPEDVVNLNLKSTLRVLYNLFTNYKNSE from the exons ATGTCTGGGACTTCGACTAGATCTGCGACCACACAGTCCGCAAAAATGAAGAAGGATGAATCTTTCCTCGGGAAATTAGGAGGGACACTGGTGCGGAAGAAAAAGTCTAAAGAAG TGAGTGATCTCCATGAGGAAGGGAAGAAGGCCATTAATGCTCCCATGCTTCCCTCGGGAACAGACATCCATCCTGAGGACACACTgctgg AGGAAAATGCTGAGCGGATCATGTTGGACCCAACATCCAGGGAGAACGCCAAATTCAAAGACCTACTGAAG gtccTGATTGATTGGATTAACAGCgagctggaggaagagaggatCATTGTCAAAGACCTGGAGGAAGACTGTTACGATGGACAAGTGCTGCAGAAGTTATTTG AAAAACTGTCAGGCAGAAAGCTGAATGTGGCGGAAGTGACCCAGTCAGAGATTGGCCAGAAGCAGAAGCTTCAGACGGTGCTGGAGGCTGTCAACGAACTGCTGAGGCCTCATGGCTGGTCCATTGAGTGGACTGTTGATT CTATCCACTCAAAAAATCTAGTGGCAATTGTGCATCTGCTGGTGGCCCTTGCCATGCACTACCAGGCCCCCATCAGGCTGCCTGAGCATGTCTCTGTGCAGGTGGTGGTGGTCAAG AAACGAGAGGGCATCCTGCAGACTTCTCTTGTGACCAAAGAGCTGACGAGCACCACAGA GATGATGTTGGGTAGATTTG AGAGGGATGCATTTGACACGTTGTTGGATCATGCACCAGACAAGCTCAACGTAGTAAAAACG TCTCTCATCACCTTTGTGAACAAACACCTGAACAAGCTGAACCTTGAAGTTACTGAGCTGGAATCTCAG ttTGCTGATGGTGTGTATCTTGTGCTGTTGATGGGACTGCTGGAAGACTACTTTGTCCCTCTGTACAACTTCTTCCTCACTCCTGAGAGCTTCGAACAGAAG GTCCACAATGTGGCGTTTGCCTTTGAGCTGATGCAGGATGGAGGCCTGAAGAAACCTAAAGCCAGACCAGAAG ATGTCGTCAACTTGAACCTCAAGTCCACTCTCCGAGTCCTGTACAACCTGTTCACCAACTACAAGAACTCAGAATGA
- the parvb gene encoding beta-parvin isoform X2: MAGLLCGTKRKKQVSDLHEEGKKAINAPMLPSGTDIHPEDTLLEENAERIMLDPTSRENAKFKDLLKVLIDWINSELEEERIIVKDLEEDCYDGQVLQKLFEKLSGRKLNVAEVTQSEIGQKQKLQTVLEAVNELLRPHGWSIEWTVDSIHSKNLVAIVHLLVALAMHYQAPIRLPEHVSVQVVVVKKREGILQTSLVTKELTSTTEMMLGRFERDAFDTLLDHAPDKLNVVKTSLITFVNKHLNKLNLEVTELESQFADGVYLVLLMGLLEDYFVPLYNFFLTPESFEQKVHNVAFAFELMQDGGLKKPKARPEDVVNLNLKSTLRVLYNLFTNYKNSE; this comes from the exons ATGGCCGGGTTGCTATGTgggacaaagaggaagaaacaag TGAGTGATCTCCATGAGGAAGGGAAGAAGGCCATTAATGCTCCCATGCTTCCCTCGGGAACAGACATCCATCCTGAGGACACACTgctgg AGGAAAATGCTGAGCGGATCATGTTGGACCCAACATCCAGGGAGAACGCCAAATTCAAAGACCTACTGAAG gtccTGATTGATTGGATTAACAGCgagctggaggaagagaggatCATTGTCAAAGACCTGGAGGAAGACTGTTACGATGGACAAGTGCTGCAGAAGTTATTTG AAAAACTGTCAGGCAGAAAGCTGAATGTGGCGGAAGTGACCCAGTCAGAGATTGGCCAGAAGCAGAAGCTTCAGACGGTGCTGGAGGCTGTCAACGAACTGCTGAGGCCTCATGGCTGGTCCATTGAGTGGACTGTTGATT CTATCCACTCAAAAAATCTAGTGGCAATTGTGCATCTGCTGGTGGCCCTTGCCATGCACTACCAGGCCCCCATCAGGCTGCCTGAGCATGTCTCTGTGCAGGTGGTGGTGGTCAAG AAACGAGAGGGCATCCTGCAGACTTCTCTTGTGACCAAAGAGCTGACGAGCACCACAGA GATGATGTTGGGTAGATTTG AGAGGGATGCATTTGACACGTTGTTGGATCATGCACCAGACAAGCTCAACGTAGTAAAAACG TCTCTCATCACCTTTGTGAACAAACACCTGAACAAGCTGAACCTTGAAGTTACTGAGCTGGAATCTCAG ttTGCTGATGGTGTGTATCTTGTGCTGTTGATGGGACTGCTGGAAGACTACTTTGTCCCTCTGTACAACTTCTTCCTCACTCCTGAGAGCTTCGAACAGAAG GTCCACAATGTGGCGTTTGCCTTTGAGCTGATGCAGGATGGAGGCCTGAAGAAACCTAAAGCCAGACCAGAAG ATGTCGTCAACTTGAACCTCAAGTCCACTCTCCGAGTCCTGTACAACCTGTTCACCAACTACAAGAACTCAGAATGA